The Cryptococcus deuterogattii R265 chromosome 6, complete sequence genomic sequence GACTGCTTCCGTGTTAGGTAAGAATGGTAGAAAAGGACGAAAAGCACTTACTGGCATCGTTAACTTGCTTCCTAATCCTGGAACCACTTGCCACACTGACAACAGGCCCCAGGGTAGTGTCGGGCTTGGAGGGGTCACCGAGTTTGAGCTGCTTGGCGACCTCTACAAACTCCTTGACGAATTCGTCATAGATGGCAGAGTGCACATAAATACGCTCCACGGCGGCGCCTGGAGAAATCATGGTCATTCAGTCATGCATTCAGAAGGGTAAAGCAGTGACTCACAGGACTGGCCAGAGTTGTACACGACACCATCGACGAGCTGTTCAGCCGCAAACTTGATGTTCACGTCCTGCCTAACATAAGCAGGATCATTGCCGCCGAGCTCCAAGCAGGTGCCCTTGAAGTTCCTGCCACTGCCCGCGGCTTGCTGCACAGCACGCCCACCAGCAACGCTACCAGTAAATGACACGAAATCAATTCTAGGATCAGCGACAAGATGTTCAAGAGTGCTTTCGTGTGTGAGGTGGACCACCTGTAAGACATTGGCAGGAAGACCGGCTGCTTGCCAAGTGGACACCCATCGTTCAGCTGGGGATGGGGTTTGAGGAGCGGGCTTAATGATGACGGCGTTGCCAGATATGAGGGCAGCAACGACAGCGTTGACGAGGCAGAGGTGAGGGTAATTCCAAGGGGAAATCACACTGCGTGATGTCAGTGGAATGCGCGGTGAGCGCTGAATGGTAGAACATACCAGATGACACCGAGAGGTTGCTTAACGAAATACTTTTCCACCCCTTCGACAGGAGGTTTCGATTGAGGGACAGGCTTGAGACATTCAGCAGCAATGTCAATAATGTGGCGAGCCCTCCAGAGAGTACCATTAGTCTCGCCAGTGCATTGAGCGATAGGTCTATATTGTTATTAATGGACGTTCTTTGAGGTTCCCGAGCTGCCACATGGGATCAACGCACCTGCCCATCTGGGTGGAGATGTCCTCGCAAGCGACATCTGCGATCTTTTCGAATTCCTCCTGGAAAAGGGGATCAGCAGAAGTCCTATCCATTAATTAGACAGCCCTTACAAGCCATTTCTGAGCGACCTGGATACGCTTTTCAAGGGGAACCTTTTTCCAGCTCTTGTGCGCCTTGACGCTTTGGGCGATCAAGGAATCGAGCTCTGgctgagagaggagaggcCTGGTACAGACTGGTTTTTGAAGGTAGGGGGAGATGGTCGTCTGGATGTTGATGTTTGTCATTATGTGCTGAGCGGattgagaagggatggggaAGCTGTGGGAAGTGAAGGTGAAATGGACGTCTTTATAGTCGCAAGTTCATAGTATACCCCTCGGTAACCCATCCCTAGATAAGTCATGACGCGATCAGTTGAGCCCCCTTTCTGCCTCAATATTCCCAAGTTCAGCCAGAACTGCCAGAACTCGCTGATAGACCCTCCAGCGTCACGTGATGTGGGTTAAAACATCCAGCTGCCCATTTTTTTGCGTTTAATCCCGTTATTCTTCGGCGCAAGAGTTGCACAAAACCATTCGACAGATCCATTTCCAAAAATAAAAACCTATATTTAATCAAAATGGCCCCCGAATCAACCcccaagaaggagaagaaggacaagaagaggaagtctGAGGCTGCCGACACTTCTATCGCCCCAGAGCCCGTCGCCCCCGAGGAGGGTACCGCTAGTGCCGAAGCTGTTATTATGGAAGTCGATGGTGACCgagctttgaagaagcaaaagaaggagaagaaggagaagaggaagagtctTGCTGCCGATGGTGCTGAGGAGGTCGAGGATAAGAAGGTATGCTGCTGTCGCTCTTGCTTCACAACGATCGCTGACTTTTTGCAAAAGGCTGAATTTACTGTCCCTGCCGATGCTATATCTCCCATAGCCTCCCCTCTTGCCGGCAAGAAACTCTCCAAGAAACTTCACAAGACCGTCAAGAAGGCCTCCAAGGCACGTCAGCTCAAACGTGGTGTGAAGGAGGTTGTCAAGGCGCTCAGGAAGGGTGAGAAGGGGTTGTTATTGCTCGCGAGCAACATCACACCCATCGATGTCATCTCTCACTTGCCTCTATTGGCGGAGGAGGCTGCCGGTGTGGAATACTGCTGGGTATTGAGCAAGTGAGTGTGATCTTAGAGTGTTTAGAAGACCAGTCATGTTAACCAAGTTGCAGGGAGGAGTTGGGTGTCTATGCCGGTACTAAGCGAGCAACATCGTGTGTTCTCATCAGGCAAGTCATTTTACTGCTGTGATGATGAGTATATGGACTGACAGAATTACAGCACGACTCCTAACAAGAAGGCTACTGTCAGCGATGAGGATCGTGCAGAGGTTAAAGCGGCTTTGGAAGAGTGCATGGACGAGGTCAAAAAGCTCGAGACTGTCATCAAGTACTAAGTTCTGGACATAGGACGCGTTTCTAGAGTAACCATTGTGGATTTGAGCATCTGCAGCTTGGTGTGTATGTATATTGATTCCTATTGCATTCTAAGGCATATAAGACCATCAGTGATAAATTTGATTACTGCATTCAAAGATGAATGCCAAGCAAAGTAAACGACCAGCTATTATCGGTACAAAGATACAACTCCGGTAGAAACATGGCAAGTTCCCTCAAATGGTGGCCAAAATGGCCTCTGCCTGTCTCGCaatttcctctctctctctttgcTTTCTCTGCTGTTCgtcctctctctttctttgctcttccctctttcgctcttcttcttcttccctcttctgcctttcGATAGCGTTCGCAATACTCCTCTCCATGAGCAATgtgtcctcttctctcgcGGCACGCATCTCTGCCgcctccctttcttcctctctctgAGTCTCTTCCCTTGCTGCTTGCTCTTTGGCAGCTGCCAATGCTAATTCCATGGCCAGACGCTGggcttgagcttcttccgcctcGCGTATACCTTCCCTAACTACAGAATCAATGGCACGACTGAGGGCATTGATCTTTGAGCTATTGAGAGATCCTAGGTTGAAACATCCATCAGGAAGCAAATGAATATGGTGCTTGGCGGTTAGCGCCTCGGTTTGAGCAGAAGGCAGCAGAGCGGTACTGTAGATTGTCAGCCAATTTCGGTGCGGTTCATCTGCCAATATAACCCACCAATACATCCCGTTCGCCTTTTTTATGTGAGCCCAATCTCCAGGTGTTTTCAACTTGTCCACCAGCTGCACATACAACTTGTTTCTTGCACTTCTCAACCTGTTTGACATCAATCTGATCTCCTTCAACCATGAAGGATGCAGCTTGCCATCCGTCAATATTTGGTGCGCGATATGAGCACCCCAAGGCGAAGGATGTGTCCACATCCCACGGCCGATAGCTCGAAGCTGTGATTCAACCCGCTCCTTATCTTCGGAATTTCGGGTAACGATAGAGACGATGGAGGGCGAATCGGCATAGAGACCCATGGTGGCGTCAAAGTTTTGTACGAGTACAACAGGAAGTCCTTCGTGGACCATGAACCGGAGTGCTTGTGCGTCGCGATTGGTGTCACCTGATGACAGACCCTGGAAAGCCATAATGACGAGGGGAATCATTTCTCGCTCCTGAAGGAAAAGTCAGCAATATAAAGACTATTTGTCTGGCGCAACTTACTTGTAACAGTGATGCCAGGAGTCTCCACTGATTAGTTGTCAACTCTGCACCACTGGGAACACTTCCGCTGACATGCAATAGTACTATGCTCTTCATCGGGGCATCTTGCAAGTCCTCGCGTAAGCTCTCCCAGTCAACCCCACCAGTTTTCAAGTCGAGAAATCTGAAAGAACGAATTTCGAGCCCGGCATCTTGGAGGGCGGTCACGTCTTCATCAGtagttggagaagggataAAGACCGTCTTGGTGGGAGGAAGTGTAGGGAAGCGAGAGAGGAACGTTCCAGCGAGACGAAGAGCACCCGTGAGAGAAACAGCTTGCACAGCAGCGACCTGGAAACTGGTTAGCTCTGCCTTTATATGGCTGAATAACAAGAATTAAATTTACCCGTTTATGTCTATAAGGATGACTGTCGCCTCCATAGGCGAATTTTACCCCTGCGTCAAGGAAAGGTGCATGACCTTCGATGGGCAGAGCCTCCCTTGACACCATGCTTTCGCTATGGAACTGCTTCTCCGCATAACGGACCGTAGGCGGCACGAAAAGTTTGCCTGTCTCATCACGATACCCCGGAGTGCAGATGTTAATCTTGTTGGGAGAGGCATCGTCCTCAAAGGCCGAAGCAATTGCAACAGTCCTGTACACAAGTTAATACGTGGCTACGATTGTTTAAAATGAAGACGCTTACGTCTCTTGGGAGGCTTTCGGTAATGATGACCATAGCTCTAATCCTTTCCTCTCGCCTGAGGCAGCACTAGAGTCACCACTCAACGGTCTACCCATACTCGCGGCCGTCAACTGTTGCAAGACATCAAGTAACAAACTTGACTGCGCGCCCCGACTCATCCCTTCGACACCTTGCGATAGCTGGGCCAATGCGTTTGTGGCATCCTGAGAACCGGCCTTGGCAGCCTTCGTAGCATCTCGGACAGTTTCGTGCGCTGCTGCGTGGGCTTGATTGGCATCGACGAATGAGCCAGTACCCCGTAGAAGAGATTCCAGGGTCTGAACGCGGAGGCCCAGTTCGTAGTTGAgatcttcgtcttcttgaGGCCTGTAAACGTATGAGCTATTGTTATGTTAAATATCAACCAGTTCACCCTACCTTCGGCGCTTtcgacgaggaagaacaggatGCTCCATTCGGCATAATCCTGGGATGCCACGTTTGACACATCTACTACACGGGATATTTCGGTCGCACTGACAATTAATCAGTTGATGAGCCGAGTCAGGTATTTACATAGCTTACATGTTCtgttgaagaaaagaagtatCAAACATTAGTTTATGCTTTGTTAATGTTGGATCTTTTACATACGTTTCTAAGGATAGAAGTCAGCATTAATGCGGTTGGAGTAGAAACATTAACGTACTCTTCGATGACACTCTGTTGCGTAGTGCATCAAGCGACGGTCAGTCTACATCTGACATTACTAAAATCAGGTCACATACCGGTACAACTCCTGATACAGGTTAGCTATCTCTTTCCGACAATACAGTTAGTTTACTCACAGAACAGTTctgttcctctttctcttccccttgacctttccttgctcttcgtactcgtcctctcctttttcactacgcacctcttcttcctcctgatCGCCTTCCTTATCGTCCTTATCGCCTGCATCGCCTTGTTCCATGTCTTTACTTCCTTCATGGTCATTGTCTTTATCTTCTTGGTCTTTGCTCTTATCTCTTTGAGCAAGCTGGTTCATAAACTCCTGTACCTGTTCCCTGGTAAGTGGCTCTCTAGGCGATCCCGTCTCAAGAGGTTCATCCTCCGGTTCTGGCTCTGGCACCGTCTCGTTTACCTGCAtatcctcgtcttcgtcattAATGATTCTCGAAAGGGCTGCAAGGTTGGCAAGCGTTGTTGGATCAAAGCCTTCCTCGTCACCCATGAGCGAAGGGTCTATCATGACCGATGCGTCCATATCTGCTTCCATGGCCAATGCAgcagcttcatcttcgccaatGTGTGCATGCTGTGAGGGGTGATGTAGCGGCACGTTATGTTGCTCCTGCGATGGTtgggaggagagtggaggGATATTGTGACTTGAAGGATTTGGGGCCGGATGGGAGTGCTCGGTGTGCGGGGAGTGGTCGGCAATTTGTGGGGAATCGTGAGTATCGCTCATAGCGTTAAGTCCGATGATGTGGAGGACGTGGGTGGAAAGGGTATGTACGTGGAGcggggagaagggaggtCCGTGTGGGAGGCGGGCGGGGGGTTTATAGACCCGTGTCGCTGCAGAGGCGAGCCAAAATATATCGCTGCTGCTCTTTTTCACCCACAAACGTCTCGAGAAGATTTGCCGCCTGGTGGTGGGTTGCGGAGCATGTCCCA encodes the following:
- a CDS encoding aldehyde dehydrogenase, encoding MTNINIQTTISPYLQKPVCTRPLLSQPELDSLIAQSVKAHKSWKKVPLEKRIQVAQKWLEEFEKIADVACEDISTQMGRPIAQCTGETNGTLWRARHIIDIAAECLKPVPQSKPPVEGVEKYFVKQPLGVICVISPWNYPHLCLVNAVVAALISGNAVIIKPAPQTPSPAERWVSTWQAAGLPANVLQVVHLTHESTLEHLVADPRIDFVSFTGSVAGGRAVQQAAGSGRNFKGTCLELGGNDPAYVRQDVNIKFAAEQLVDGVVYNSGQSCAAVERIYVHSAIYDEFVKEFVEVAKQLKLGDPSKPDTTLGPVVSVASGSRIRKQVNDAIAAGAQVVLDESFFPEAKEGTAMVGPTVLTNVDHSMEIMTEETFGPVVGIMKVENDEEALALMNDSAYGLTASVWTNPSDPQSLAVFNQFAEELECGTVYLNKSDALDPSLPWSGWKNSGRGVSLSSFIYDVVNHTKSVMKRVVVPQ
- a CDS encoding H/ACA ribonucleoprotein complex subunit 2, with product MAPESTPKKEKKDKKRKSEAADTSIAPEPVAPEEGTASAEAVIMEVDGDRALKKQKKEKKEKRKSLAADGAEEVEDKKAEFTVPADAISPIASPLAGKKLSKKLHKTVKKASKARQLKRGVKEVVKALRKGEKGLLLLASNITPIDVISHLPLLAEEAAGVEYCWVLSKEELGVYAGTKRATSCVLISTTPNKKATVSDEDRAEVKAALEECMDEVKKLETVIKY